From Engraulis encrasicolus isolate BLACKSEA-1 unplaced genomic scaffold, IST_EnEncr_1.0 scaffold_42_np1212, whole genome shotgun sequence, one genomic window encodes:
- the LOC134444014 gene encoding gastrula zinc finger protein XlCGF49.1-like: MVEEDESLLLASAAEGLPETEEVRQRNQCDVCDRVLSSSVALDCHRKIHSGERPWVCESCGKGFPDGRGLRRHLHIHNPRRHQCKECGKTFVYVFQLRNHQVIHTSEYAFECKVCGKGFKSKSTLVTHMYLHTGEKPFQCSFCFKRFRHRMSFNTHVQRHRGEKRYVCLTCKKPFSDPNNLKAHKRVHTGERPYKCTSCDKKFKQSAHLKKHIATQH; this comes from the exons AtggtggaggaggacgagagcCTGTTGCTGGCGAGCGCGGCCGAGGGGCTGCCGGAGACGGAGGAGGTGCGCCAGAGGAACCAGTGTGACGTGTGCGACCGCGTACTGAGCAGCAGCGTGGCCCTGGACTGCCACCGCAAGATCCACAGCGGCGAGAGGCCCTGGGTGTGCGAGAGCTGCGGCAAAGGATTCCCCGACGGCCGGGGGCTGCGGCGACACCTGCACATACACAACCCCCGACGCCACCAGTGCAAAGAGTGCGGCAAGACCTTCGTCTACGTGTTCCAGCTACGAAATCACCAG GTGATCCACACGAGCGAGTATGCATTCGAGTGCAAGGTGTGTGGTAAGGGCTTCAAGTCCAAGTCGACCTTGGTCACCCACATGTACCTCCACACGGGGGAGAAGCCGTTCCAGTGCTCCTTCTGCTTCAAGAGGTTCAGGCACCGCATGTCCttcaacacacacgtgcagagacACAGGGGAGAGAAGCGCTACGTCTGTCTGACTTGTAAGAAGCCGTTTTCTGACCCCAACAACCTCAAGGCGCACAAGAGAGTTCACACGGGGGAAAGGCCTTACAAGTGCACAAGTTGTGACAAGAAATTTAAACAGTCCGCCCACCTGAAGAAACATATTGCTACACAACATTAG
- the LOC134444010 gene encoding uncharacterized protein LOC134444010 — protein MGSQSEFQNQFSLLMSKLLHSTVTEATKLFEKTVQEMIAELARIRKQNEVLKDNLFDFEDDVPASSNRLACSKRDVGVQCDAPPPAPKEDPPPLPPTPLQNAKKEEEFALVFVKKEESDTYDETQACIFARISADQPRQLLVQQRDGGAAAETSSVQQASLIPRQVLVQQFSGGETSSSVQQSSLIPKQLLVQQRDGETTLESNLSIVKLAAFQATRDRPTVTLTRLTSSELSAAQNGTLTLSQPKVTAVALTTTTTASPQKPNGIRYPLRHWRRHCCPLPKRSRCSSPRQSRRSANFTSKKAATSKAQARGRAAPAAAAAASP, from the exons ATGGGAAGCCAGTCGGAGTTCCAAAATCAATTTTCATTGTTGATGAGCAAACTTTTGCACTCTACTGTTACAGAAGCAACCAAACTATTCGAGAAGACGGTGCAGGAAATGATAGCAGAGTTAGCCCGAATAAGAAAACAAAACGAAGTGCTAAAAGATAACCTATTTGATTTTGAAGATGATGTTCCTGCCTCGTCGAATAGACTGGCTTGCTCCAAACGAGATGTTGGCGTACAGTGCGATG cccctcctcctgcccccAAAGAGGATCCCCCACCTCTACCTCCAACCCCCCTACAGAAcgcaaagaaggaggaggaattcGCACTTGTGTTTGTCAAAAAAGAG GAGTCCGACACGTATGACGAAACGCAGGCGTGCATCTTCGCAAGAATCTCGGCGGACCAGCCCAGACAGCTGTTGGTTCAGCAGCGTGATGGTGGCGCTGCAGCAGAGACCTCATCCGTCCAGCAGGCCAGCCTCATCCCCAGGCAGGTGCTAGTTCAACAGTTTAGCGGGGGGGAGACATCATCATCCGTCCAGCAGTCCAGCCTCATCCCCAAGCAGCTGTTAGTGCAGCAGCGGGACGGGGAGACGACGCTGGAGTCCAACCTCAGCATCGTCAAGCTGGCCGCTTTCCAGGCCACGCGGGACCGCCCCACTGTCACCCTCACCCGCCTCACCTCCTCAGAACTATCCGCCGCGCAGAACGGAACACTAACCCTGTCGCAGCCAAAGGTCACCGCAGTTGCcttgacgacgacgacgacggcaTCGCCACAGAAGCCGAACGGCATA CGGTACCCTCTGCGTCATTGGCGTCGCCACTGCTGCCCGTTGCCAAAACGCAGCCGCTGCTCATCCCCAAGACAGAGCCGGAGGAGTGCGAACTTCACGTCGAAGAAAGCGGCGACGTCGAAAGCACAGGCTCGCGGCCGAGCAGcgccggcggcagcagcagcagcatctcccTGA